One genomic segment of Natranaeroarchaeum aerophilus includes these proteins:
- a CDS encoding CobW family GTP-binding protein, translating to MSEETTPVTVLSGMLGAGKTTTLNHILAQSGDRELAVLVNDMGKVNVDADLVAESSDISDEEEELVELDDGCICCELRGDLLEAVDRLTEAGEFDAIVVESTGVAEPLPVAQTLTMGFDQSDLDPTEFYEETGIEPLSGCHLDTTVTVVDAHQFHEAMQSDEVLDDDGTEKHLGDLLVEQVEFCDVLLLNKCDLVDEATLEEIEATLEVLQPRAEILRTTHGRVDVDDIVETERFDFEEARASAGWMQELQQPHESAEEEHGVTSFVFEADRPFHPERFAELLDSFPDEVVRSKGHFWLAGREDNAIMLHVAGQSVRVAPAGRWVASLPPEEQEAQFEAHPGLEDEWDDQWGDRGTRLVLIGVEMDHEALRTYLEQSVLSDEEMAADWDAFEDRFPTFEAPETGEATDTEESDETTDGGEEIGIAD from the coding sequence ATGAGCGAAGAGACGACTCCCGTGACGGTACTGTCCGGTATGCTAGGTGCCGGAAAGACCACCACACTCAACCACATCCTTGCACAGAGTGGCGACCGCGAGCTAGCGGTCCTCGTCAACGACATGGGCAAGGTCAACGTCGATGCGGATCTGGTCGCTGAATCCTCGGACATCTCCGACGAGGAGGAAGAGCTAGTCGAACTGGACGACGGCTGCATCTGCTGTGAGCTTCGCGGCGATCTGCTCGAAGCGGTCGACAGGCTCACCGAGGCGGGCGAGTTCGACGCCATCGTCGTCGAGTCGACCGGCGTCGCCGAGCCACTCCCTGTCGCACAGACGTTGACGATGGGCTTTGACCAGTCCGATCTCGATCCGACCGAGTTCTACGAAGAAACCGGTATCGAGCCGCTGTCGGGCTGTCACCTCGATACGACGGTCACCGTCGTCGACGCCCACCAGTTCCACGAGGCGATGCAATCCGACGAGGTCCTCGACGACGACGGCACCGAGAAACATCTCGGCGATCTGCTCGTCGAACAGGTGGAGTTCTGTGACGTCCTCCTGTTGAACAAGTGCGATCTCGTCGACGAAGCGACGCTCGAGGAGATCGAAGCGACGCTCGAAGTCCTCCAGCCCCGCGCCGAGATCCTGCGGACGACTCACGGCCGGGTCGACGTCGACGACATCGTCGAGACCGAGCGCTTCGACTTCGAGGAAGCACGCGCCTCGGCTGGCTGGATGCAGGAGCTACAACAGCCACACGAGTCCGCGGAGGAAGAACACGGCGTTACTTCCTTCGTGTTCGAGGCCGACCGACCGTTCCACCCCGAACGGTTTGCCGAGCTGCTTGACTCGTTCCCCGACGAAGTCGTCCGCTCGAAGGGTCACTTCTGGCTCGCCGGTCGGGAGGACAACGCGATCATGCTCCACGTCGCGGGCCAGTCGGTCCGGGTCGCACCGGCCGGTCGGTGGGTAGCGAGTCTCCCACCGGAAGAGCAGGAAGCGCAGTTCGAGGCCCATCCCGGCCTCGAAGACGAGTGGGATGACCAGTGGGGTGATCGTGGCACCCGTCTGGTACTGATCGGCGTCGAGATGGATCACGAGGCACTCCGGACGTATCTGGAGCAAAGCGTGCTGAGCGACGAGGAGATGGCGGCCGACTGGGACGCCTTCGAGGATCGCTTCCCGACGTTCGAGGCCCCCGAAACCGGGGAAGCGACCGACACGGAAGAATCGGACGAAACGACCGACGGTGGCGAAGAGATCGGTATTGCTGATTGA
- a CDS encoding FAD/NAD(P)-binding protein — MSNDTHSPERFGCAIIGGGIHGTYLANRLVEDTQFGPADIAIFDPHEQLLESFRRKAQRCGMETLRSTFVHHVGAEAFGLERFADEYDRRDELVSTIDYPARPSLSLFLDYADEIIATSGLDSCHRRTHVEAIRPTDRDRLALETVEGRAIADTCVLAMGHGGRHTRPDWAQGIDDVVHVWGEFDPARTVDRTLIVGGGITAGQLACTLSESETVGLVSRHPLDWEVSEAAPPWINWSRIESELHTHPPGSKARLEVARDARNDASMPPYLYAELDERIDEGALVIESGDIETVERQDDGIALSIRHVRDLVGDRVVLATGFEPVFEHPFVDRVAQECSLARGYDGMPLLDDETLAWRHDQGQLSNLFVTGALALGTVGPYAPNIPGARRAADRIVPSIATQLERADLAAMGP; from the coding sequence GTGAGCAACGACACACACAGTCCAGAGCGGTTCGGGTGTGCTATCATCGGTGGCGGGATCCACGGGACGTATCTCGCGAACCGGCTAGTAGAGGACACCCAGTTTGGCCCAGCGGATATCGCCATCTTCGACCCACACGAGCAACTGCTGGAATCGTTCCGTCGGAAGGCCCAGCGGTGCGGGATGGAGACACTCAGATCTACGTTCGTCCACCACGTCGGGGCGGAGGCGTTCGGCCTCGAACGGTTCGCAGACGAATACGATCGCAGGGACGAACTCGTCTCGACGATCGATTACCCGGCCCGGCCCTCGCTGTCCCTGTTTCTGGACTACGCCGACGAGATTATCGCGACCAGCGGTCTCGATAGCTGCCATCGCCGGACACACGTCGAGGCGATCCGCCCGACAGACAGGGATCGTCTCGCACTGGAGACGGTGGAGGGACGCGCGATCGCCGACACCTGCGTCCTCGCGATGGGACACGGAGGTCGCCACACCCGGCCGGACTGGGCACAGGGAATCGACGACGTGGTCCACGTCTGGGGCGAGTTTGATCCCGCGAGAACCGTCGACCGGACGCTGATCGTCGGTGGCGGGATCACTGCCGGCCAGCTCGCCTGCACGCTGAGCGAGTCGGAAACGGTCGGGCTGGTCAGCCGACACCCGCTCGACTGGGAGGTCTCGGAAGCCGCGCCGCCGTGGATCAACTGGTCACGAATCGAATCGGAGCTGCACACGCATCCGCCGGGATCGAAAGCGCGACTGGAGGTAGCGAGGGACGCGCGCAACGACGCGTCGATGCCGCCGTACCTGTACGCGGAACTGGACGAGCGGATCGACGAGGGTGCGCTGGTCATCGAGAGCGGCGACATCGAGACGGTTGAACGTCAAGACGACGGGATTGCGCTGTCGATCCGCCACGTCAGGGACCTAGTCGGCGACCGGGTAGTCCTCGCGACAGGCTTCGAGCCGGTGTTCGAGCATCCGTTCGTCGACCGGGTCGCCCAGGAGTGCTCGCTCGCACGCGGATACGACGGAATGCCACTCCTCGATGACGAGACGCTCGCGTGGCGACACGATCAGGGGCAGCTATCGAACCTGTTCGTCACCGGCGCGCTGGCCCTCGGTACTGTCGGTCCCTATGCACCAAACATCCCGGGCGCACGGCGGGCGGCAGACCGGATCGTTCCGTCGATAGCGACCCAGCTAGAGCGTGCTGACCTCGCAGCGATGGGGCCCTGA
- a CDS encoding FAD/NAD(P)-binding protein: MQGSNRSDVRSSPRVTIIGGGVHGVHLAIRLLDANVVEHEDLRIVEPDGLLGGFRRKCRQCGVETLRSPFVHHVARDPFSLRDFARGRGRDDELHPSRVGGDRPTTDLFFDHAAWVVDRYDLDSSIVEGRATGIREQRTGVAVETTTGRIESDWCLLATGYGGATSLPEWAGTLPEDAPVTHVWDPSFDREVIGETEHVGIVGGGITAAQLAVTIARPSRTVTLFARSPFRVESLEAGTEWMHFSSVVEELHDLPPASQERQQRVEQARNDGAIPPYAFDRLRETLQGDGISLERSEITVANEAGGTVVVTCEDGTAVCLDRMICSTGFGNPYSASLFRSFRETSLASGYRGAPVLDDETLCWRCEDGSPSRVLVSGAATEQVLGPFARNVIGARRAGDLIVDHLTAQKEAMVPA, from the coding sequence ATGCAAGGGAGCAATCGATCGGACGTACGGAGCAGTCCACGCGTGACGATCATCGGCGGCGGCGTCCACGGCGTCCACCTCGCGATCCGGCTGCTCGACGCGAATGTCGTCGAGCACGAGGACCTGCGAATCGTCGAACCCGACGGATTGCTCGGCGGGTTTCGTCGGAAGTGTCGGCAGTGTGGCGTCGAGACGCTCAGGTCACCCTTTGTCCACCACGTGGCTCGCGATCCGTTTTCGCTGCGTGATTTCGCACGCGGGCGGGGGCGTGACGACGAACTGCATCCGAGCAGGGTTGGCGGTGACCGGCCGACGACCGACCTCTTTTTCGATCACGCGGCGTGGGTCGTCGACCGGTACGATCTGGATTCGTCCATCGTCGAGGGCAGGGCAACCGGGATCAGAGAGCAGCGCACGGGGGTTGCCGTGGAGACGACCACGGGGCGGATCGAATCCGACTGGTGTCTCCTGGCGACCGGCTACGGCGGCGCGACGTCGCTCCCCGAGTGGGCTGGCACGCTTCCGGAGGACGCCCCGGTCACACACGTCTGGGATCCGTCGTTCGACCGGGAAGTGATCGGCGAGACCGAACACGTCGGCATCGTTGGCGGTGGCATCACGGCTGCACAGTTAGCAGTGACAATTGCGCGTCCGTCCAGAACCGTGACGCTGTTCGCGCGCAGTCCGTTCCGCGTCGAGTCGCTAGAGGCGGGCACCGAGTGGATGCATTTTTCCAGCGTCGTGGAGGAACTCCACGATCTGCCTCCCGCCTCGCAGGAACGCCAGCAGCGCGTCGAGCAGGCGCGAAACGACGGCGCGATCCCGCCATACGCCTTCGACCGATTGCGCGAGACATTGCAGGGGGACGGCATATCCCTCGAACGATCGGAGATTACGGTCGCCAACGAGGCGGGCGGGACCGTCGTCGTCACCTGCGAGGACGGGACTGCGGTGTGTCTCGACCGGATGATCTGTTCAACTGGCTTTGGGAATCCCTACAGTGCCAGCCTGTTCCGCTCGTTCCGTGAGACGTCACTGGCGTCTGGTTATCGCGGCGCACCGGTTCTCGACGACGAGACGCTGTGCTGGCGATGCGAGGACGGGAGCCCCTCGCGGGTACTCGTCTCCGGAGCCGCCACGGAGCAGGTGCTTGGCCCATTCGCTCGCAACGTGATCGGCGCGCGACGGGCGGGTGACCTGATCGTCGACCACCTGACCGCCCAGAAGGAAGCAATGGTGCCAGCGTAG
- a CDS encoding MBL fold metallo-hydrolase — protein sequence MAASLTAEEFRDLQDRGESYALVDTRPAESFESWHIEGAINYTYKPHHEFDVEDFRAETGLEPADRILTICAKGKSSFDIVDELAAAGYDDVTVIEDGMRAWSRVYDVTTVPTESDGIELLQVQRRAKGCLGYIVGCTETGRAAVIDATRHVEEFIEAAGSAGYEIATVFDTHVHADHISGGRKLADQLDLPYYLGEDATDRGVAYEYEPLARNEVVTVGEVAVKALATPGHTSEMVSYLLDGEAVATGDTLFVDSVGRTELQFGDAEAAEGADQLYDSLHGTLLALPEGVTVLPGHFAVSDAGETGELTRGEPIVDSVGTIRTTVDLLGRPRDAFVQHVTEHRPEKPPNYERIIGLNTGRKAVDDETEAIELELGPNRCAAE from the coding sequence ATGGCTGCATCACTCACCGCGGAGGAATTTCGCGATCTACAGGACCGGGGAGAGTCGTACGCGCTCGTCGATACCCGTCCAGCAGAGAGCTTCGAGTCGTGGCATATCGAGGGGGCGATCAACTACACGTACAAGCCCCACCACGAGTTCGACGTCGAGGACTTTCGGGCGGAGACGGGACTGGAACCGGCCGATCGAATCCTCACGATCTGTGCGAAAGGCAAATCATCGTTCGACATCGTTGACGAACTGGCCGCGGCGGGCTACGACGACGTCACGGTGATCGAGGACGGCATGCGTGCCTGGAGCCGGGTGTACGACGTGACGACTGTCCCAACCGAGAGCGACGGAATCGAACTCCTGCAGGTCCAGCGCCGCGCGAAGGGCTGTCTCGGCTACATTGTCGGCTGTACGGAGACGGGACGGGCGGCCGTGATCGACGCGACCCGACACGTCGAGGAGTTTATCGAGGCTGCCGGGTCGGCGGGCTACGAGATTGCCACCGTCTTCGACACCCACGTCCACGCCGACCACATCTCCGGCGGTCGGAAGCTTGCGGACCAGCTAGACCTTCCCTACTATCTCGGCGAGGACGCCACAGACCGCGGCGTCGCTTACGAGTACGAACCGCTGGCGCGAAACGAGGTCGTCACCGTCGGCGAGGTTGCTGTCAAGGCGCTCGCCACGCCCGGCCACACCTCCGAGATGGTTAGCTACCTGCTCGACGGCGAGGCAGTCGCGACCGGTGACACACTCTTTGTCGACTCGGTGGGACGCACCGAACTCCAGTTCGGCGACGCGGAGGCCGCGGAGGGTGCCGACCAGCTCTACGACTCCCTGCACGGGACGCTGCTTGCGTTGCCCGAGGGCGTGACCGTCCTGCCGGGTCATTTCGCCGTCAGCGATGCGGGCGAAACCGGCGAGCTGACCCGTGGTGAGCCGATCGTCGACTCGGTCGGGACGATCCGAACGACTGTCGATCTACTCGGTCGTCCGCGGGACGCGTTCGTCCAGCACGTCACCGAGCACCGCCCCGAGAAGCCGCCGAACTACGAGCGGATCATCGGCCTCAATACGGGCCGCAAAGCGGTCGACGACGAGACCGAGGCGATCGAGCTCGAACTCGGACCGAACCGCTGTGCAGCAGAGTGA
- a CDS encoding secondary thiamine-phosphate synthase enzyme YjbQ, whose product MTTSQQFTVSTDARLDIIDVTDRVERAIPDDVEQGLCTVFVQHTTAAVVINEAEPRLLDDIEEFLADLVPDEGHRHDDLDGNADSHLRTALLGPSETIPIRDGDLGTGTWQSVLLVECDGPRSRTVSVTVVGE is encoded by the coding sequence ATGACGACCAGTCAGCAGTTCACCGTCTCGACCGACGCACGGCTCGATATAATCGACGTGACAGACCGTGTCGAACGCGCGATTCCGGACGACGTCGAGCAGGGGCTCTGTACTGTTTTTGTCCAGCATACGACCGCTGCGGTCGTGATCAACGAGGCCGAGCCGCGGCTACTTGACGACATCGAAGAGTTCCTTGCCGACCTCGTCCCCGACGAGGGCCATCGTCACGACGATCTGGACGGGAACGCCGACTCGCATCTCCGGACCGCGTTGCTGGGGCCGAGCGAAACGATCCCGATTCGGGACGGCGATCTCGGCACCGGCACCTGGCAGTCCGTCCTGCTGGTCGAGTGTGACGGCCCGCGGTCGAGAACAGTCTCGGTGACGGTCGTCGGGGAATAG
- a CDS encoding DUF5658 family protein yields MAVDSAIHRNDAEWTSLDADEVEYTLWMLAIAFYGVGDLVSTVVGLWLGATEGNPLPAALVDAAPGLVGAAVVLTVWKALVLAGFILIARRLRPVHRLVVPVTLAVLGVVVVAWNTTVLVVGFA; encoded by the coding sequence GTGGCCGTCGATAGCGCGATCCACAGAAACGATGCAGAGTGGACCAGTCTCGACGCCGACGAGGTGGAGTACACGCTGTGGATGCTTGCGATTGCGTTCTACGGCGTCGGCGATCTCGTATCGACCGTCGTCGGCCTGTGGCTCGGCGCGACGGAAGGGAACCCGCTTCCTGCTGCGCTCGTCGACGCCGCCCCCGGACTGGTCGGTGCGGCGGTCGTCCTCACCGTCTGGAAAGCCCTGGTACTGGCCGGTTTTATCCTGATCGCCCGCCGACTCCGACCGGTACACCGGCTCGTCGTCCCGGTGACCCTCGCCGTCCTCGGCGTCGTCGTCGTCGCGTGGAACACGACCGTGCTGGTCGTGGGATTCGCGTGA
- a CDS encoding glycerophosphodiester phosphodiesterase — protein MRVIAHRGFAADAPENTVSAIERASRVADSIEFDVRRCGSGELVVVHDEQIDRVTDGTGRVGDLSLSELQSFKVLGSGESIPTLEDVLAAIPADVDLNVELKETDIAGDVLDVLGRVENDCIVSSFSADALREVRSLDRSVATAFISGRLRDEPIRRAVELGCEYVHPRFSLLLYSPLLSRARTVDLDVNVWTVNEPLLARAMAWRGVDGIATDAVDVARPYL, from the coding sequence ATGCGAGTCATCGCCCACCGTGGGTTCGCCGCCGACGCGCCCGAGAACACGGTGTCGGCCATCGAGCGGGCGAGCCGAGTCGCCGATAGCATCGAGTTCGACGTCCGCCGGTGTGGGTCGGGCGAACTCGTCGTCGTCCACGACGAGCAGATCGACCGCGTTACTGATGGAACGGGCCGCGTCGGCGATCTGTCGCTTTCCGAGCTGCAGTCTTTCAAAGTCCTGGGGAGCGGTGAGTCGATCCCGACGCTCGAGGATGTACTTGCGGCGATTCCGGCTGATGTCGACCTCAACGTCGAGCTCAAAGAGACCGATATTGCAGGCGATGTCCTCGACGTGCTCGGTCGGGTCGAAAACGACTGTATCGTCTCCTCCTTTTCCGCGGACGCACTCCGGGAGGTCCGCTCGCTGGACCGATCGGTCGCTACGGCGTTCATCTCGGGGCGACTACGCGACGAGCCGATCCGGCGTGCGGTCGAACTCGGCTGTGAGTATGTGCATCCACGATTCAGTCTGCTCCTGTACTCGCCGCTGCTCTCGCGTGCCCGAACGGTCGATCTCGACGTCAACGTCTGGACGGTCAACGAGCCGCTGCTCGCCCGTGCCATGGCGTGGCGCGGCGTCGACGGTATCGCGACAGACGCCGTGGACGTCGCCCGGCCGTACCTGTAA
- a CDS encoding SDR family oxidoreductase has protein sequence MSVSFDFSDRVVVVTGACGALGSAVAERFSDAGAAVAAVDVVEPDDEDALLDLDERTAYYQIDLTDEDDVERGIDEIVDAHGGIDHLVNVAGTWRGGQPIEETPVDEFEMLFDVNLKTAFLASKHALPHLQEAEGSVVSISSRSSLEGGEGDGPYRASKASIRRLTETIAAENEGVVRANAVMPSVIDTPMNREMMSGSDQDKWVAPADIAGVIAFLCSDAARPTSGAAVPVYGEA, from the coding sequence ATGTCCGTTAGCTTCGATTTCAGCGATCGCGTCGTCGTCGTAACCGGTGCCTGTGGCGCGCTCGGCAGCGCGGTCGCCGAGCGGTTCAGCGATGCGGGCGCTGCCGTCGCCGCAGTCGACGTGGTGGAACCGGACGACGAGGACGCGCTGCTGGACCTCGACGAGCGCACCGCGTACTACCAGATCGATCTCACCGACGAAGACGACGTCGAACGGGGGATCGACGAGATCGTCGATGCTCACGGCGGAATCGATCACCTCGTGAACGTCGCCGGAACCTGGCGCGGCGGCCAGCCCATCGAGGAGACGCCGGTCGACGAGTTCGAGATGCTGTTCGACGTCAACCTCAAAACCGCGTTTCTGGCCTCGAAACACGCCCTGCCGCACCTGCAGGAGGCCGAGGGATCCGTCGTGAGCATCAGCTCGCGATCATCGCTCGAAGGCGGTGAAGGCGACGGCCCCTACCGGGCGTCGAAAGCGAGCATCCGCCGTCTGACCGAGACGATCGCCGCCGAAAACGAGGGCGTCGTGCGGGCGAACGCTGTCATGCCGAGCGTGATCGACACGCCGATGAACCGCGAGATGATGTCGGGATCGGATCAGGACAAATGGGTCGCCCCGGCCGACATCGCGGGCGTCATCGCGTTTCTCTGTAGCGACGCCGCGCGTCCGACGAGCGGCGCGGCGGTGCCGGTCTACGGAGAGGCGTGA
- a CDS encoding sodium-dependent transporter, giving the protein MAESSASREQWATRLGFILAAVGSAVGLGNIWRFPFQIGQEGGGAFLLIYLLFVVLIGIPVILVEFVIGRRSKQSPVKAFSELGYGNWRYIGGLFVLTGLMIMSFYSVAAGWVLRYTGGSVTGAYFENPEAYFATVSEGTMTIALHGLFIALTAVIVAAGVKRGIELAVKAMIPALAVIMVVLIGYAATLDGAMAGYSWFLSPDLDVLAENWMSILPAAAGQAFFTLSLGMGVMITYASYLGEDRNLAEDSGWIAGLDTLIAVMAGLIIFPVLFAIGATPGDGGPGELFIGVGGAIAEIPGSHIVGFLFFGVVAIGALSSAISILEVLVSYLIDSYGVDRQKATYGMAGLIFLLGVPSAMDLDTLGLIDGITGGFMLPLGVFLLVIFVGWVFPHSDEELSKGLKSGAEGRLPQLWLWYVRTVVLVVVAIVLVFEAYNQLVAFGVIG; this is encoded by the coding sequence ATGGCAGAGTCATCCGCAAGTCGAGAACAGTGGGCAACCCGTCTGGGGTTCATCCTCGCTGCAGTAGGGAGCGCAGTCGGGCTCGGGAACATCTGGCGGTTCCCGTTCCAGATTGGACAGGAAGGTGGCGGTGCCTTTTTGCTGATCTACCTGCTTTTCGTGGTGCTCATCGGGATTCCCGTGATTCTCGTCGAGTTCGTTATCGGTCGACGATCCAAGCAGAGCCCCGTGAAAGCGTTTTCCGAGCTGGGGTACGGTAACTGGCGGTACATCGGTGGACTGTTCGTCCTCACCGGACTGATGATCATGTCGTTCTATTCCGTCGCAGCTGGCTGGGTGCTGCGATATACGGGGGGCAGCGTCACCGGGGCGTACTTCGAGAACCCGGAAGCGTACTTCGCAACGGTTTCCGAGGGAACGATGACGATCGCGCTACACGGGCTCTTTATCGCCCTGACCGCCGTCATCGTCGCGGCCGGAGTCAAACGCGGCATCGAACTCGCAGTCAAGGCGATGATTCCGGCACTTGCCGTCATCATGGTCGTACTGATCGGCTATGCCGCGACGCTCGATGGTGCAATGGCTGGCTACTCGTGGTTCCTTTCGCCCGATCTTGACGTCCTCGCGGAGAACTGGATGTCGATCCTGCCCGCGGCTGCCGGACAGGCGTTTTTCACTCTGTCGCTCGGGATGGGCGTGATGATCACGTACGCCTCCTATCTGGGCGAGGACCGAAACCTCGCGGAGGACAGCGGCTGGATCGCTGGCCTCGACACGCTGATTGCAGTTATGGCCGGTCTGATCATCTTCCCGGTGCTGTTCGCCATCGGTGCGACGCCGGGAGACGGCGGTCCCGGGGAGCTGTTCATCGGCGTCGGCGGTGCAATCGCCGAAATTCCGGGAAGCCACATTGTCGGCTTCCTCTTTTTCGGCGTGGTTGCCATCGGCGCACTGTCGAGCGCGATCAGCATCCTCGAAGTGCTGGTCTCCTATCTGATCGATTCGTACGGAGTGGACCGGCAGAAAGCGACCTACGGGATGGCGGGACTGATTTTCCTGCTCGGCGTTCCGTCTGCGATGGACCTCGATACGCTCGGGCTCATCGACGGGATCACCGGCGGCTTCATGCTTCCACTTGGCGTCTTCCTGCTTGTGATCTTCGTCGGCTGGGTGTTCCCCCACTCCGACGAGGAGCTATCGAAAGGACTCAAAAGCGGTGCCGAAGGTCGGCTACCGCAGCTCTGGCTGTGGTACGTCCGAACCGTCGTCCTCGTCGTTGTCGCCATCGTGCTGGTCTTCGAGGCGTATAACCAGCTCGTCGCGTTCGGCGTTATCGGCTGA
- a CDS encoding acyl-CoA carboxylase subunit beta, which yields MEDRIAELRELREEAELGGGESRIERQHDKGKMTARERIEYFLDDGTFHEFDKLRTHGSHNFGMEEKKILTDGVVTGYGEVDGRKVFVFAHDFTVFGGSLGEVFAEKICKVMDTAMEVGCPIVGLNDSAGARIQEGVNSLAGFTEIFHRNQKASGVVPQISGIMGPCAGGAVYSPSITDFIFMVEDTSHMYITGPGVTKTVTGEEVSHEELGGASTHSSTTGVAQFSVPDDETALDRIQHLLSYLPQNNVEDPPRVEPWDDPDRQDEELEQIVPPSPQKPYDMVDVIGSVMDEGSFFEVNENFAKNIVVGFSRLDGHSVGVVANQPRVNAGTLTVDSSMKAARFVRFCDAFNIPIVSFVDVPGYMPGTDQEHRGIIRHGAKLLYAYSEATVPLLTVITRKAYGGAYCVMASKHLGADVNYAWPTAEIAVMGPQGAVNLLYSDELEAAEDTEALRQELIDEYREEFANPYTAADRGYLDDVIEPTETRPRLVQDLEMLRSKREDQPDKKHGNIPL from the coding sequence ATGGAAGATCGGATCGCGGAACTCCGGGAACTCCGCGAAGAGGCCGAACTCGGCGGCGGCGAGTCCCGGATCGAACGCCAGCACGACAAGGGGAAGATGACCGCCCGAGAGCGGATCGAGTACTTCCTCGACGACGGCACCTTCCACGAGTTCGACAAGCTCCGGACCCACGGCAGCCACAACTTCGGGATGGAAGAAAAGAAGATCCTGACCGATGGCGTCGTGACGGGCTATGGCGAGGTCGATGGGCGGAAAGTGTTCGTCTTCGCCCACGACTTCACCGTCTTCGGCGGCTCGCTCGGTGAAGTGTTCGCCGAGAAGATCTGCAAGGTGATGGATACGGCAATGGAGGTCGGCTGTCCGATCGTCGGCCTGAACGACTCGGCGGGTGCCCGGATTCAGGAGGGCGTCAACAGCCTCGCGGGCTTTACCGAGATTTTTCATCGGAACCAGAAGGCAAGCGGTGTCGTGCCACAGATCTCCGGAATCATGGGCCCCTGTGCGGGTGGTGCGGTCTACTCTCCCTCGATCACCGACTTCATCTTCATGGTCGAGGACACGAGCCACATGTACATCACGGGACCGGGCGTCACCAAAACGGTCACCGGCGAGGAGGTCTCTCACGAGGAACTCGGCGGCGCGTCGACACACAGTTCGACGACCGGCGTCGCACAGTTTTCCGTCCCGGACGACGAGACGGCGCTCGACCGGATCCAGCATCTGCTCTCCTATCTCCCACAGAACAACGTCGAGGACCCCCCACGCGTCGAGCCGTGGGACGACCCGGACCGACAGGACGAGGAGCTGGAACAGATCGTCCCACCGAGCCCGCAGAAACCATACGACATGGTCGACGTGATCGGCTCGGTGATGGACGAGGGCTCCTTTTTCGAGGTCAACGAGAACTTCGCGAAGAACATCGTCGTCGGCTTCTCGCGACTCGACGGACACTCGGTCGGTGTCGTCGCGAACCAGCCCCGGGTCAACGCCGGGACGCTCACCGTCGATTCGAGCATGAAGGCGGCCCGGTTCGTGCGCTTCTGTGATGCCTTCAACATCCCCATCGTCTCCTTTGTCGACGTGCCGGGCTACATGCCGGGCACCGATCAGGAACACCGCGGGATCATCCGCCACGGCGCGAAACTGCTCTACGCGTACTCCGAGGCAACAGTACCACTCCTCACGGTTATCACGCGCAAGGCCTACGGCGGAGCCTACTGCGTCATGGCGTCGAAACACCTCGGCGCGGACGTCAACTACGCCTGGCCGACGGCCGAAATCGCGGTGATGGGTCCACAGGGCGCGGTGAACCTGCTCTACAGCGACGAACTCGAAGCGGCCGAGGACACCGAGGCGCTCCGCCAGGAGCTGATCGACGAGTACCGCGAGGAGTTCGCCAACCCCTACACCGCCGCCGACCGGGGCTATCTCGACGACGTCATCGAGCCGACGGAGACGCGCCCGCGCCTCGTGCAGGATCTGGAGATGCTCCGCTCGAAGCGCGAGGACCAGCCGGACAAAAAACACGGGAACATCCCGCTCTGA
- a CDS encoding acc operon protein gives MPETDPEDVNQPLGDVLPQDVSLSLPDDASDAEAAAIAAAIGAHLRDRELAAARGESEEETWQGKQWAFAGKLDGCGDSTRRVPLDAPTDPWTAAGRSDRF, from the coding sequence ATGCCAGAGACAGATCCTGAAGACGTCAACCAGCCCCTCGGTGACGTCCTGCCACAGGACGTCTCGCTGTCGCTTCCCGACGACGCGAGCGACGCCGAGGCGGCCGCGATTGCCGCGGCGATCGGCGCACATCTCCGCGACAGGGAACTGGCCGCGGCCCGTGGAGAAAGCGAGGAGGAGACGTGGCAGGGCAAGCAGTGGGCCTTTGCCGGAAAACTCGACGGCTGTGGCGACTCAACACGACGTGTGCCGCTCGACGCGCCGACCGATCCGTGGACCGCTGCCGGGCGGAGCGACCGATTCTAG